The nucleotide sequence TGGGCCTGGAGGCGTGGCCGCCGGTGGGGGCGGAGGCGGTCGGGACCGAGGGCTTCTACGAGGATGTGGCGGCCACCGGGCTGGCGTACGGTCCGGTGTTCCAGGGGCTGCGCGCCGTCTGGCGCAAGGGCGATGAGGTCTTCGCCGAGGTGGCGCTGCCGGAGGAGTCGCGGGCGGAGGCGGCCCGGTTCGGGCTGCACCCCGCGCTGCTCGATGCGGCGCTGCACGCCTGGCTGGTGTGCATCGCCGCGGAGAGGGAGGAGGGGGACGGGAGCAAGGGCGGGATCCAGCTGCCATTCGTGTGGAGCGGTGTGTCGCTGTATGCCACCGGCGCGACCTCGCTGCGGGTGCGGCTGGCCCGCACGGGCGCCGAAGGGATGTCCGTGCTGGTGGCCGACGCGGCCGGAACGCCGGTTGCCACGGCGGAGGGGCTGGTCACCCGGCCGGTCTCGGAAGCACAGCTCGCGTCCTCCGCCGACGACGGCGAGTCGCTGTACCGGGTGGAGTGGGTCGCGGCGCCCGCCACCGACCCGACCTCCGCCACCGACCGGTGCGCCGTGGCCGGACCGGACGTCTTCGGCCTGGGCAGGGCGTTGAAGACGGCCGATGGGTCGGTGGAGGAACATGCCGACCTTGCCGTTCTGGCGGCACATGTGGGATCGGGCGCTCCCATGCCGGACCTGGTGTTCGTCACGGTGGCCTCCGAACCTGGCGAGGACGTCGTACCGGCGACCAGGGCCGTGGCCCACCGGGCCCTGGAGATGGTGCGGGCATGGCTGGCGGAGGACCGGTTCGCCGGAGCGCGGCTGGTGTTCGTCACCCGGGGTGCGATGGCGACCGAGGACGGTGCGGATCCGCGCGACTTGGCGGCGACCCCGGTGTGGGGGCTGGTGCGGTCGGCGCAGGCGGAGCATCCGGACCGGTTCGTCCTGCTGGATGTGGACGGCGCCGAGGCATCGCTCGCCGTGGTGCACCAGGCGGTGTCCACCGGGGAGCAGCAGCTCGCGGTGCGCGGCGCCGAGGTACTGGTGCCGCGTCTGGCGCCCGGCGCCGCGAGGGGCGTGCTGACGCCACCCGATGGCATGGAGGCATGGCGGCTGGAGGCGTCCGGAGCGGGCACGCTGGAGCTGACCCTGGCCACGGCTACGGACACCACCCGGGAGCTCGGCGAACACGAGGTCCGGGTCGCCGTGCGCGCCGCGGGCATGAACTTCCGCGATGTCCTGATCTCCCTGAACATGTATCCGGACCCGGGGGCCATGATGGGGAGCGAGGGGGCCGGTGTGGTCGTGGCCACCGGTCCCGGTGTGACCTCCCTCGCCGTCGGCGACCGGGTCATGGGGCTGTGGAACGGCGGATTCGGGCCGTTGACCGTGGCGGACCACCGCAGCCTGGTGCGGATCCCGGACGGCTGGTCCTACACCGAGGCCGCGCCCATCCCCGTCGTCTTCGGAACGGCTTTGTACGGACTGCGGGAGCTGGCGGGCCTGCGGCGTGGTGAGTCGCTGCTGGTGCATTCCGCCGCCGGTGGTGTGGGGATGGCCGCGGTGCAGTTGGCGCGGGCCTGGGGCGTGGAGGTGTTCGCGACCGCGAGCGAGGCCAAGTGGGATGTCCTGCGCGGGCTGGGGCTGGACGATGCGCATATCGCGTCGTCGCGGACGCTGGAGTTCGAGGAGCGGTTCAGGGAGGCCTCGGGCGGTCGCGGTGTGGATGTGGTCCTGGACTCCCTGGCCGGTGAGTTCGTGGACGCCTCGCTGCGGCTGCTGGGTGAGGGCGGGCGGTTCATCGAGATGGGCAAGACGGATGTGCGGTCCGCCGATGAGGTGGCCGCGGCGCATCCGGGGGTGATGTACCGGGCGTTCGACCTGGCCGAGGCGGGTCCGGTGCGCATCGGGGAGATGCTCGCGGAGATCGTGGCTCTGTTCGAGGGCGGTGGGCTGGAGCCGTTGCCCGCACGGGTGTGGGATGTGCGCAGGGCTCCTGAGGTGTTCCGGTTCATGAGCCAGGCGCGTCATGTGGGCAAGCTGGTGCTGAGTGTTCCGGCCGCACTGGATCCGGAGGGGACGGTACTGATCACCGGTGCCGGTGGTGTTCTGGGTGGTCTGGTCGCCCGGCATCTGGTGGCGGAGCACGGTATGCGCCGGCTGCTGCTGGTCAGCCGTCGGGGCCGCGCGGCCGAGAGCCTGACAGAGCTCGAGGCGGAGCTGACGGCCCTGGGTGCCTCGGTCACGATCGCCGCCTGCGATGTCGCCGACCGCGACGCGCTGGCCGATCTGCTGGCCGACCTCCCCGACGGACACGGTCTGACCGGTGTGGTTCATGCCGCGGGTCTTCTGGATGACGGCACGGTGACGTCGCTGACGCCGGAGCGGCTGGACGCGGTGTTGCGGGCGAAGGTCGACGGGGCGTGGCATCTGCACGAGTTGACACGCCGTTTCGATGTGGCCATGTTCGCCCTGTTCTCGTCGGCCGCCGGTGTGTTGGGGGCCGCGGGGCAGGCGAACTACGCTGCCGCCAATACGTTCCTGGACGGGCTGGCTCAGCGGCGCCGGGCGATGGGCCTGCCGGGAGTGTCGCTTGCCTGGGGTCTGTGGGCCGAGCGCTCCGGGATGACCGGACATCTCGATCAGGCGGACATCTCGCGGATGACGCGGGGCGGACTGGTGCCGTTCTCCTCCGAGGAGGGGTTGCGGCTGTTCGACATGGCGGGTCGGCTGGCCGAGGGTGTGGTGGTGCCCGCCCGGCTCGACCTCGGCCAGTTGGCGGCCACCGCCGATACCTCGCCCATGCCCCCGTTGCTGAGTGGACTCGTACGACGGCCTGTTCTGTCCCGGCGTGCCTCGGCCCGGGAAGAGGCTGGTTCGCAGGAGGCGTCGTTGGCGCGGCGTCTTGCCGGGCTTGGTCAGGGGGAGCGGCGGCGGATGCTGCTGCGTCTGGTCCAGGAGCACGCTGCCACGGTGCTCGGTCATGGGACGGCGTCCGCGGTGGATACCGATCGCGGCTTCCTGGAGTTGGGCTTTGACTCGCTCACCGCGGTCGAGCTGCGCAACCGGCTGAACGCGGCCAGCGGGCTACGCCTGCCCGCCACGCTCATCTTCGATTACCCGACGCCCGCGGCGTTGGCCGGACACCTGGGTGCGGAGATCGCCCCCGTGGCGGCGGACGACGCGCCCGATGTGGCTGCCGAACTCGACCGGCTGGAAGCGGCGTTGCTCGGCACGGACACCTCGGCCGACGACACCACCCGCGCGATGGTGGCCGACCGACTGAAGCGCCTGCTGTCCCAGTGGGACGGCGGCCGTGGCGGCCCGGTGCCGGACGGCCAGGCCGGCGGAGCGACCAACGGCTCCGGCGACGCGGATGGTGTCGCCGACCACCTGGAGACGGCGGCGGCCGACGAACTCTTCGCCTTCATCGACGAGGAGTTCGGGACGTCGTGATCCGACCAGCGGCCGCCACCACGGCACATCCACGAAGCCACGCCTGCCCGCCGATCACCCGCTCCCGAAGCGCTGACCCCGAGAGGTTCTGATGTCGGAACAAGAAAAGCTGCTGGCCTACCTCCGGCGGGTGACGGCTGATCTGCACCAGGCGCGGCAGCGTCTGCAGGATGTGGAGTCGGCGGCCCGGGAGCCCATCGCGATCGTCGGGATGAGCTGCCGCTTCCCCGGTGGGGTGCGCACCCCCGAGGAGTTCTGGCGGCTGCTGAGCGGGGCCGAGGACGCCATCACACCGTTTCCCGAGGACCGCGGCTGGGACCTCGACTCGCTCTATGACGCGGACCCTGATCGGTCGGGTACCTCGTATGCGCGTGAGGGTGGATTCCTGCACGACGTCGGCGACTTCGACGCCGATTTCTTCGGGATCTCGCCGCGTGAGGCGCTGGCGATGGATCCCCAGCAGCGGTTGTTGCTGGAGACTTCGTGGGAGGCGATTGAGGGGGCGGGTATTGATCCGGCCTCGCTCCGGGGCAGTCGGTCCGGGGTCTTTGTCGGGGCGGTGGCCCCCGACTACGGGCCGCGGGTGCACGAGGCCCCCGATGGTTTCGAGGGTCATCTGGTGACCGGCAGCGCCATCAGCGTCGTGTCCGGGCGCGTGGCCTACACCCTGGGTCTGGAGGGCCCGGCCGTCACGGTGGACACCGCGTGTTCCTCGTCGCTGGTGGCTCTGCATCTGGCGGTGCAGGCGCTGCGTCAGGGTGAGTGTTCCCTGGCTCTGGCCGGTGGTGTCACCGTCATGGCCACGCCTGGCACGTTTGTTGGTTTCAGCCGTCAACGTGGGCTTGCGGCGGATGGGCGGTGCAAGCCGTTCGCGGCGGGGGCGGACGGTTTCGGGCCTGCTGAGGGTGTGGGCATGCTGTTCCTGGAGCGGCTGTCCGACGCGCAGCGCAATGGGCATCGTGTGTTGGCGGTGGTGCGGGGTACGGCGATCAATCAGGACGGCGCGAGCAGTGCGCTGTCCGCTCCCAATGGGCCGTCGCAGCAGCGGGTGATCCGTCAGGCGCTGGCCAACGCCGGGCTCACGGCCGGGCAGGTCGATGCGGTGGAGGCGCATGGGACGGGGACGTCGCTGGGTGATCCGATCGAGGCGCAGGCGCTGCTGGCCACGTACGGCCGTGAGCGTACGGCGGATGATCCGCTGCGGCTGGGGTCGGTGAAGTCGAACATCGGTCATACGCAGGCGGCCGCCGGTGTGGCGGGTGTGATGAAGATGGTGCTGGCGATGCGGCACGGCATGCTGCCGCCCACCTTGCACATCGAGGAGCCGTCCCCGCACGTGGACTGGGCGACGGGCACTGTCGAACTCCTCGCCGAGGCCACCGCGTGGCCCGAGGGTGAGGAGCCGCGCCGGGCCGGTGTGTCCTCGTTCGGCATCAGCGGCACCAACGCCCACGCCATCATCGAGCAGGCGCCGTCGCCGGCCGCTGCCGACACCGCTTCTGACCCGGGCGTGGCGGAGGAGACGGAGGCGCCCCGGACGGCGTTGCCGCTCGTCCCCTGGCTGCTGTCGAGCAAGTCCGAGGCGGCGCTGCGCGCCCAGGCCAGGCGGCTGCTGGAGCATGTGGAGCGGCACCCGGAGGTCGCGGCCGAGGACATCGGATTCTCCCTCGCCACCACGCGGACCGCCTTCGAGCACCGTTCGGTCGTGCTGGCCTCCGATCGTGCGGAGGCCGTACGGGCGCTGACTGATCACCTCGCGGGCCGGGGCGGCTCCGGGCTGGTCGAAGGCGTTGCCAAGCGCAGTGCCGGGGTTGCGTTCGTCTTCCCCGGTCAGGGGTCGCAGTGGGTGGGGATGGCGGCGGGGCTGCTGGAATCCTCGCCGGTGTTCGCCCGGCGGATCGAGGAGTGCGCGGCGGCCCTGGCGCCGCATGTGGACTGGTCGCTGGTGGAGGTGTTGCGCGGTGGTGAGGGTGCCGCGGAGGCGTTGGAGCGGGTGGATGTGGTGCAGCCCGTGTTGTGGGCGGTGATGGTGTCGTTGGCGGAGTTGTGGCGTTCGTATGGTGTGGAGCCGGCGGCTGTCATTGGTCATTCGCAGGGTGAGATCGCGGCGGCGTGTGTGGCGGGTGCGTTGTCGCTGGAGGATGCCGCGAAGGTGGTGGCTCTGCGCAGCCAGGCGATCCGGGCGCTGTCCGGGCGCGGTGGCATGGTGTCGGTGTCGCTGCCCGTGGAGGCGTTGCGGGAGCGGCTCGCGACGTGGGGTGAGCGGCTGTCGGTGGCGGCGGTGAACGGGCCCTCGGCGGTCGTGGTCTCCGGTGACGCCGACGCGTTGGAGGAGCTGCTGGCGGCCTGCGAGGCGGAGGAGATCCGGGCCCGCCGGATCCCCGTGGACTACGCCTCGCACTGCGCCCATGTCGAGGCCATCGAGGGCGAGCTTCAGCAGATCCTCGCGGGAATCGCCCCGCACTCCTCGTCGGTGCCGTTCTACTCGACGGTGACCGGCGGGGTGCTGGACACGGCCGGGTTGGACGCGGGCTATTGGTACCGCAATCTGCGCGGGACCGTGCGTTTCGACGAGACCGTGCGGGTGCTTCTCGAGGAGGGTTTCCAGACGTTCGTGGAGGCCAGCGCGCATCCGGTGCTGACCATGAGCATCGAGCAGACGGCCGAGGACCACGGCACCCCCGTGGCGGCCGTCGGCTCGCTGCGCCGCGACGAAGGCGGCCCGGAAAGGTTCCTGACCTCCCTGGCCGAGGCCCACGTCGGCGGTATCGCCGTGGACTGGCGGACGGTGTTCGCCGGAACCGGTGCGCACCCCGTCGACCTGCCCACCTACGCCTTCCAGCACCAGCGCTACTGGCTGGACGCCAACCCGGTTGTCGAGGCGGCTGCCGGTAACGGCTTGAGCACGGATGCGGTGGACGCGCGCTTCTGGGAGGCGGTGGAGCGCGAGGATCTGGAGGCGCTGACACGGACGTTGGAGGTGGCGGACGAGGAGCAGCAGTCGTCGTTGACGGCGTTGCTTCCGGCGCTGTCGTCCTGGCGCCGTCAGCGGCGTGAGCAGAACACGGTGGACAGTTGGCGGTACCAGGCGGTCTGGAAGCCCCTGGCATCCGCGTCCGAGACCACGCTCTCGGGTACCTGGCTCGTGGCCTTTCCGGAAGGCCGTGGTGACGATGTATTGGTCGCCACCGTGCTGGACGGGATGGCCGGGCGCGGTGCGCATGTGGTTCGCGTAGCCGTCGGGGCGGCGGATGACCGTGAGGTGATTACGGAGCGGCTGCGCGTGGCCCTCGATGGCGCGGCGATGGAGCCGTCGGCTGTGGCGGGCGTGTTGTCGCTGCTGGGGCTGGACGAGTCGGCGCATGAGTCCTTCGACGTGGTCCCGGCCGGGCTGGCGACGACCGTGGGCCTGGTTCAGGCGCTGGGCGATGTGGATGTGGTGGCTCCGCTGTGGTGCGGCACTCGGGGTGCGGTGTCGGTGGGGCGTTCCGACCGGCTGGTGAGCCCGGTGCAGGCGATGGTGTGGGGCCTGGGCCGGATCCTGGAGGCGGAGTACCCCCAGCGCTGGGGCGGCGTCGTGGACCTGCCCGAGACCATGGACGGCCGTGCGGTGGCCCGTCTGGCCGGAGTGCTGGCGGGCACGGAGGGCGAGGACCAGGTCGCGGTGCGCGGCTCCGGCGTCTTCGCCAAGCGGCTGGTGCGGGCCTCCGCGCCTGAGGCCACGGCCGCGGATGGCTGGCGTCCGAGCGGTTCGGTGCTGGTGACCGGTGGTACGGGTGCGCTGGGTGGCCATGTGGCCCGCTGGCTGGCGCGTACCGGTGCTGAGCATCTGGTGCTGACGAGCCGCAGTGGTATGGAGGCCGAGGGCGCCGCCGAGTTGAAGGCGGAGCTGGAGGGGCTCGGTGCCCGGGTGACGGTGGCGGCGTGTGACGCCGCGGACCGTGCGGCGCTGGCCGCGGTGCTGGACGCGATTCCGCAGGAGTTCCCGCTGACGGCCGTGGTGCATACGGCTGGTGTGCTGGACGACGGTGTGGTGGACGCCCTGACGGTGCGTCGGGCGGCCGGGGTGCTGCGTCCGAAGGTGGACGCGGCACGGAATCTGCATGAGCTGACCGCGGGGATGGATCTGTCGGCGTTCGTGCTGTTCTCCTCGGCGGCGGGCACGTTGGGCGGTCCGGGTCAGGGCAGCTACGCGGCGGGCAACGCCTACCTCGACGCGCTGGCGTTGCAGCGGCGCGCGGACGGCCTTCCGGCCACGTCCATCGCCTGGGGCGCCTGGGCCGGAGGCGGCCTCGTCACGGATGAGGTCGGCGAGCAGATGAGCCGGTCGGGGCTTCTGGCCATGTCCCCCGAGCTGGCGATTTCGGCGCTGCAGCAGGCATTGGACCACGACGAGACGTTCCTCGCGGTCGCGGACATCGACTGGACGCGCCTCGAGGCGGACTCCCCCGACGCTCCCCTCTTCCGCCAGTTGCGCAGCGCGCAGAGTGCGACCCCGGGGAAGCAGCTCACGGCGGGCAGTGCCGTCCCCGGGCGGGCGGAACTTCACGACCGGCTGGAAGCCATGCCCCGGGAGAAGCGCGAAGGGGCGCTGCGGGATCTGGTGCGTGCCCAGGCCGCCGATGTCCTCGCTCACGACAGCGCGGACGCGGTCGCGTCGGACCGAGCCTTCCGCGATCTCGGCTTCGACTCGCTGACCGCCGTTGAACTGCGCAACCGGATCGGCGCGGCGACCGGGCTGCGGCTGCCGGTCAGTCTGGTCTTCGACTACCCCACGCCCACGGTGCTGGCACGGTTCCTGAACGGAGAGATGTTCGGCACCGAGGAAGGCGGCGCCGCCGAGACGGCGCCGGTCCGCTCGGAGTCGTTCGACGAGCCCATCGCGATCGTGGCGATGAGCTGCCGGTTCCCGGGCGGTGTGCGGACCCCGGAGCAGCTGTGGGACGTGGTGAACGCCGGGGTCGACACGATCTCCGGGTTCCCCGACGACCGTGGCTGGGACCTCGAGGGGCTGTACGACCCCGACCCGGACAAGCCGGGCACGACCTACGCCAGCACCGGCGGATTCCTCGACAACGTCTCCGACTTCGACCCGGACTTCTTCGGTATCTCGCGGCGCGAGGCCCTGGCCATGGACCCCCAGCAGCGGCTGCTGCTGGAGACGTCCTGGGAGGCGTTCGAGCGCGCCGGCATCGACCCGGCGGCGTTGCGTGGCAGCCAGGCGGGCGTCTTCATCGGCTCGAACTACCAGGACTACAGCGGCCGGCCCATCAGCGTGCCGGACGGCGTGCAGGCCTATCTCGGACTCGGCAGCGCGTCGAGCGTCGCCTCCGGCCGCCTCTCTTACACCTTCGGCTTCGAGGGCCCGGCCATGACGGTGGACACCGCGTGCTCGTCGTCGCTGGTCGCCCTGCACCTGGCCTGCCAGTCGCTGCGCCAGGGCGAGTGCGACATGGCGCTGGCCGGCGGTGTGACGATCATGGCCACGCCGGGCACGTTCGTCGAGTTCAGCGCCCAGCGCGTGCTGTCGTCGGATGGGCGGTGCAAGGCGTTCTCCGCCGAGGCCGATGGCACGGGCTGGTCCGAGGGCGTGGGCCTGCTGCTGGTGGAGCGGCTGTCGGACGCCCGGCGCAAGGGCCACCAGGTGCTGGCCGTCGTCCGGGGTTCGGCGATCAACCAGGACGGCGCGTCCAACGGTCTGACGGCGCCGAACGGCCCGGCGCAGCAGCGGGTGATCGGCCGGGCTCTGGAGAACGCCGGTCTGTCGACCGCCGATGTGGACGCGGTGGAAGCCCACGGCACGGGCACCTCGCTCGGTGACCCGATCGAGGCGCAGGCGCTGCTGGCCACCTACGGCCAGGGGCGGCCGGAGGACCAGCCGCTCTGGCTGGGCTCCATCAAGTCGAACATCGGGCACACGCAGGCGGCCGCGGGCGTGGCCGGGGTCATCAAGATGGTGATGGCCATGCGGGAGGGCGTACTGCCGAAGACCCTCCACGTGGACGAGCCCTCGCCACACATCGACTGGACCAACGGCGCGGTGTCCCTCCTGAACGAGCCGACCTCATGGCCGGAGACGGACCGCCCGCGCCGGGCGGCCGTGTCGTCCTTCGGGATCAGTGGCACCAACGCGCACACGATCATCGAGGCGGCCGACGCCGTCGAGTCGCCGTCGCCGGAGACGGGCGGCGAGGCCACCGGTTCACCGGTCGGCCTCGCGGTGGTTCCGTGGCTGCTCTCCGGCGGCAGCCCTGACGCGCTGAGCGCTCAGGCCGGGCGACTGCGCGAGTTCGACGGTGTGCGTACCGCGCACGCCGACGACCTCGCCGATATCGGCTACTCGCTGGCGACGACCCGTTCCGCCCTGCCCTACCGCGCGGTTGTGGTCGCCGAGGAACCGGCGCAGTTCCGGTCCGGACTCGACGCGCTGGCGGAGGGCAGGAACGCGGCCACGCTGATCCAGGGCGTGGCACGGGCCGAGCACAAGACGGCGTTCCTGTTCTCGGGTCAGGGCGCGCAGCGCCTCGGCATGGGACGGGAGCTGTACGACGCCTTCCCGGTGTTCGCCCAGGCGCTGGACGAGGTGTGCGCGCATCTCGATGTGCTGCTCGACCGTCCCCTCACCGAGGTGATGTTCGCGGCCGAAGGCAGCGCGGATGCCGAGCTGCTGGACCAGACGGCGTTCACCCAGCCGGCGCTGTTCGCCATCGAGGTGGCGCTGTTCCGGCTGCTGGAGCACTGGGGCATCACCCCGGATGTGCTGATCGGCCACTCCATCGGTGAGATCGCCGCCGCGCATGTGGCGGGGGTGTTCTCGCTGGAGGACGCGTGCGCGCTGGTGGCGGCCCGTGGCCGGCTGATGCAGTCCATGCCCGAGGGCGGCGCCATGGTGGCCGTTCAGGCGCCCGAGGAGGAGATCGCCGCGTCGCTCGCCGGTCGTGAGGCCGAGGTGAGCATCGCCGCGATCAACGGCCCGACCTCCGTGGTCATCGCGGGCGATGAGGCCGCGGTGCTGGAGATCGCCGGGCACTGGGAGCGAGAGGGCCGTAAGACGCGCCGCCTGCGCGTCAGCCACGCCTTCCACTCCCCGCGCATGGACGGGGTGCTCGGCGACTTCCGTAAGGTCGTCGAGGGCCTGTCGTTCGCTCCGCCGACCCTCTCCCTGGTCTCCAACGTCACCGGCACATCGGCGGACACGGATGAGGTGTGCTCGCCGGAGTACTGGGTGCGCCATGTGCGGGAGGCGGTGCGGTTCGCGGACGGGGTACGGACCCTGGAGAAGCTGGGCGTGACGTCGTTCGTGGAGGTGGGCCCGGACGGGGTGCTCACCGCGATGGCGCAGGACTGCTTGACGGCTGAGGAGTCCGACGGCGGGCCCGCTCCCTCCCTCGTGTCCGTGCTGCGCAAGGACCGGCCCGAGATCCAGTCGCTGACCATGGCGCTGGCCGAACTCCACGTCCACGGCACCACGGTGAAGTGGGACGCGGTGTTCGCCGGGCGTGGCGCCCAGCGGGTGGAGCTGCCCACCTACGCCTTCCAGCGGCAGCGCTACTGGCTGGAGACGGCGCCGGCCGCCGGCGGGGATGTGACCTCGGCGGGGCTGGACTCGCCCGACCATCCGCTCCTCGGCGCCGCCGTCGCCCTCGCCGACACCGACTCCTACCTGTTCACCGGCCGCCTGTCCGTCGCCACTCAGCCGTGGCTGGCCGACCACGCCTTCGCGGACACCGTTCTCTTCCCCGGCACGGCCTTCGTGGAACTGGCCCTGCGCGCGGCGGAGCAGGTGGGCTACGAGCGGCTGGACGAGCTGACCATCGAGATGCCGCTGATCCTGCCCGAACGGGGCGCGGTCCAGATCCAGCTCACCGTGGGCGAGCCGGACGAGTCCGGAGCCCGTTCGCTCAACCTGCACTCCAGGCCCGAGGACGTCCAGCCGGACGGCCCCTGGACACGCCACGCGACCGGCCTGCTCACCAGGGACCCGTCCACCACGGCACCGGAGTCCGTGGCCGCCGACTTCGCCGTGTGGCCGCCCGCGGAGGCGAAGCCGATCGACGTGGCCGACCTCTACGACCAGTTCATCGATGTCGGCTTCGCCTACGGCCCGGCCTTCCAGGGGCTGCGAGCCGCCTGGCGCCGTGGCGACGAGATCTTCGCCGAGGTCGACCTGCCCGAGACGCAGGAGGCCGAGGCCGCGCGGTACGGCCTGCACCCGGCGCTGCTCGACGCCTCGCTGCACACTGTCGCGTTCAAGTCGTCCGGCACCGATGGCAGCGCCCTTCCGTTCTCGTGGAACGGGGTGACCCTCCATACCGGTGGTGCGTCCGCGCTGCGCGTACGGCTTGCGAGCGGAGGCGGGGACGCGGTCTCCCTGCACGCCACCGACACCTCCGGCGCACTCGTCGCCTCGGTCGACTCCCTCGTGCTGCGGCCCGTGGCCCCGGAGCAGGTGAACTCCGTCCAGCCGTACGAGTCGCTGTACCAGCTCGAATTGGTGCCCCTGGACATGTCCCGCGCCCCGGAGACGAGCGGTGGGGCGGCCGGGCGCTGGGCGCTCGTCGGGCCCGACCAGGCTGAGGTGACCGGCGTCCTCGGATCGGCCGGTGTCACCGTGGACACCTACCCGGACCTCGCGGCCCTGGCCGAGGCCATCGGCGGGGGCGCGACCGCGCCCGACGTCGTCCTGGCCTCCACCGTGTCCCGTAGCCGCCGGACGCAGCACCTGGCGGAGGCGGTACGGGAAGTCAGCCACTACGCCCTCGGCCTGCTCAAGAGCTGGCTGGTCGACGACCGCTTCGGCGCCTCCCGCCTGGTGTTCCTCACCCGGGGAGCCATCGCTGCGGGCGACGACGCCGATG is from Streptomyces hygroscopicus and encodes:
- a CDS encoding polyketide synthase; the protein is MSEQEKLLAYLRRVTADLHQARQRLQDVESAAREPIAIVGMSCRFPGGVRTPEEFWRLLSGAEDAITPFPEDRGWDLDSLYDADPDRSGTSYAREGGFLHDVGDFDADFFGISPREALAMDPQQRLLLETSWEAIEGAGIDPASLRGSRSGVFVGAVAPDYGPRVHEAPDGFEGHLVTGSAISVVSGRVAYTLGLEGPAVTVDTACSSSLVALHLAVQALRQGECSLALAGGVTVMATPGTFVGFSRQRGLAADGRCKPFAAGADGFGPAEGVGMLFLERLSDAQRNGHRVLAVVRGTAINQDGASSALSAPNGPSQQRVIRQALANAGLTAGQVDAVEAHGTGTSLGDPIEAQALLATYGRERTADDPLRLGSVKSNIGHTQAAAGVAGVMKMVLAMRHGMLPPTLHIEEPSPHVDWATGTVELLAEATAWPEGEEPRRAGVSSFGISGTNAHAIIEQAPSPAAADTASDPGVAEETEAPRTALPLVPWLLSSKSEAALRAQARRLLEHVERHPEVAAEDIGFSLATTRTAFEHRSVVLASDRAEAVRALTDHLAGRGGSGLVEGVAKRSAGVAFVFPGQGSQWVGMAAGLLESSPVFARRIEECAAALAPHVDWSLVEVLRGGEGAAEALERVDVVQPVLWAVMVSLAELWRSYGVEPAAVIGHSQGEIAAACVAGALSLEDAAKVVALRSQAIRALSGRGGMVSVSLPVEALRERLATWGERLSVAAVNGPSAVVVSGDADALEELLAACEAEEIRARRIPVDYASHCAHVEAIEGELQQILAGIAPHSSSVPFYSTVTGGVLDTAGLDAGYWYRNLRGTVRFDETVRVLLEEGFQTFVEASAHPVLTMSIEQTAEDHGTPVAAVGSLRRDEGGPERFLTSLAEAHVGGIAVDWRTVFAGTGAHPVDLPTYAFQHQRYWLDANPVVEAAAGNGLSTDAVDARFWEAVEREDLEALTRTLEVADEEQQSSLTALLPALSSWRRQRREQNTVDSWRYQAVWKPLASASETTLSGTWLVAFPEGRGDDVLVATVLDGMAGRGAHVVRVAVGAADDREVITERLRVALDGAAMEPSAVAGVLSLLGLDESAHESFDVVPAGLATTVGLVQALGDVDVVAPLWCGTRGAVSVGRSDRLVSPVQAMVWGLGRILEAEYPQRWGGVVDLPETMDGRAVARLAGVLAGTEGEDQVAVRGSGVFAKRLVRASAPEATAADGWRPSGSVLVTGGTGALGGHVARWLARTGAEHLVLTSRSGMEAEGAAELKAELEGLGARVTVAACDAADRAALAAVLDAIPQEFPLTAVVHTAGVLDDGVVDALTVRRAAGVLRPKVDAARNLHELTAGMDLSAFVLFSSAAGTLGGPGQGSYAAGNAYLDALALQRRADGLPATSIAWGAWAGGGLVTDEVGEQMSRSGLLAMSPELAISALQQALDHDETFLAVADIDWTRLEADSPDAPLFRQLRSAQSATPGKQLTAGSAVPGRAELHDRLEAMPREKREGALRDLVRAQAADVLAHDSADAVASDRAFRDLGFDSLTAVELRNRIGAATGLRLPVSLVFDYPTPTVLARFLNGEMFGTEEGGAAETAPVRSESFDEPIAIVAMSCRFPGGVRTPEQLWDVVNAGVDTISGFPDDRGWDLEGLYDPDPDKPGTTYASTGGFLDNVSDFDPDFFGISRREALAMDPQQRLLLETSWEAFERAGIDPAALRGSQAGVFIGSNYQDYSGRPISVPDGVQAYLGLGSASSVASGRLSYTFGFEGPAMTVDTACSSSLVALHLACQSLRQGECDMALAGGVTIMATPGTFVEFSAQRVLSSDGRCKAFSAEADGTGWSEGVGLLLVERLSDARRKGHQVLAVVRGSAINQDGASNGLTAPNGPAQQRVIGRALENAGLSTADVDAVEAHGTGTSLGDPIEAQALLATYGQGRPEDQPLWLGSIKSNIGHTQAAAGVAGVIKMVMAMREGVLPKTLHVDEPSPHIDWTNGAVSLLNEPTSWPETDRPRRAAVSSFGISGTNAHTIIEAADAVESPSPETGGEATGSPVGLAVVPWLLSGGSPDALSAQAGRLREFDGVRTAHADDLADIGYSLATTRSALPYRAVVVAEEPAQFRSGLDALAEGRNAATLIQGVARAEHKTAFLFSGQGAQRLGMGRELYDAFPVFAQALDEVCAHLDVLLDRPLTEVMFAAEGSADAELLDQTAFTQPALFAIEVALFRLLEHWGITPDVLIGHSIGEIAAAHVAGVFSLEDACALVAARGRLMQSMPEGGAMVAVQAPEEEIAASLAGREAEVSIAAINGPTSVVIAGDEAAVLEIAGHWEREGRKTRRLRVSHAFHSPRMDGVLGDFRKVVEGLSFAPPTLSLVSNVTGTSADTDEVCSPEYWVRHVREAVRFADGVRTLEKLGVTSFVEVGPDGVLTAMAQDCLTAEESDGGPAPSLVSVLRKDRPEIQSLTMALAELHVHGTTVKWDAVFAGRGAQRVELPTYAFQRQRYWLETAPAAGGDVTSAGLDSPDHPLLGAAVALADTDSYLFTGRLSVATQPWLADHAFADTVLFPGTAFVELALRAAEQVGYERLDELTIEMPLILPERGAVQIQLTVGEPDESGARSLNLHSRPEDVQPDGPWTRHATGLLTRDPSTTAPESVAADFAVWPPAEAKPIDVADLYDQFIDVGFAYGPAFQGLRAAWRRGDEIFAEVDLPETQEAEAARYGLHPALLDASLHTVAFKSSGTDGSALPFSWNGVTLHTGGASALRVRLASGGGDAVSLHATDTSGALVASVDSLVLRPVAPEQVNSVQPYESLYQLELVPLDMSRAPETSGGAAGRWALVGPDQAEVTGVLGSAGVTVDTYPDLAALAEAIGGGATAPDVVLASTVSRSRRTQHLAEAVREVSHYALGLLKSWLVDDRFGASRLVFLTRGAIAAGDDADVADPAGAAVWGLVRSAQTENPDRFVLVDLDGQEDSRRILPAVLAADEPQAVVREGTVLGQRMARVSSGTALLPPAGVREWRLDMHAKGILENLALLPCPDATEALGEHEIRVEMRAAGLNFRDVLNALGMYPGEAGPLGGEGAGVVTEVGSAVKDLVPGDKVMGIFSGSFGPVAITDRRVVARIPEDWTFEQAASTPIVFLTAYYAMVDLGGLQAGQSVLVHSAAGGVGMATLQLARHLGAEVFGTASEGKWDTLRSLGLDDEHIASSRTLDFERQFLDVTGGRGVDVVLDALAREFVDAGLRLLPRGGRFLEMGKTDVRVPEEVAAEYGGVSYQAFDLMEAGPERIQEMWGELLSLFEGGVLRPLPVRTWDVRRAPEAFRFISQARHTGKVALTIPRTLDGPGTVLITGGTGGLGALLARHLVVEHKVERLVLTSRRGVQAPGAAELVAELAGLGAEAEAVACDVADRDSLAALLASLPAEHPLTAVIHTAGVLDDGVVEALTPERVDRVLRPKVDAVLNLHELTAGLDLSAFVLFSSLSGMLGGPGQANYAAANAFLDAFAHRRRAEGLPAQSQAWGLWEQRSGMTGKLDEADTRRIARDGVTPMASEEALALFDAACGIDAAMLVPARLDASAWRAQDGPIPVLLRGIIRATARRGPARTSTGGSGADPADLRRRIGSMKPAARQQALLELVTEHAAMALGRDDARMIAPDRGFLDLGFDSLTAVGLRNRLGTVTGLRLPATLLFDYTTSKALAGYLAEELVEEEPEALVVLPVLSELEKLESSFAEVVADEAARTRLTTRLQQVLAKLTAAQQTQTTNGGVTAAEKFESATDDEIFDFLDEELGTS